Proteins encoded together in one Carya illinoinensis cultivar Pawnee chromosome 3, C.illinoinensisPawnee_v1, whole genome shotgun sequence window:
- the LOC122303923 gene encoding uncharacterized protein LOC122303923, with protein MATLAVAAARQAATLTRISSPKISAQASNLVHRRGLAGAADHHGPPRVNIWQDPMSPSKWKEEHFVIASLSGWGLLIFGGYKFFTKGKGKEEEKLVEASH; from the exons ATGGCTACTTTAGCGGTGGCTGCTGCTCGTCAAGCTGCGACGCTAACCCGGATCTCCTCGCCTAAAATTTCGGCTCAAGCCTCCAATCTAGTTCATCGGCGTGGCCTTGCCGGCGCTGCAG ATCACCATGGCCCACCTAGGGTTAATATTTGGCAAGACCCAATGAGCCCATCTAAGTGGAAGGAAGAGCAT TTTGTAATTGCCTCCCTGTCTGGCTGGGGTCTACTCATCTTTGGAGGGTACAAATTCTTTACGAAAGGCAAAGGCAAGGAGGAAGAG AAACTGGTGGAAGCATCACACTAA